Proteins from one Panicum virgatum strain AP13 chromosome 7K, P.virgatum_v5, whole genome shotgun sequence genomic window:
- the LOC120639864 gene encoding probable mediator of RNA polymerase II transcription subunit 15c produces the protein MGSHMRPVNAVVHAINGGNSSITAQVPSISTQGSQPSQLQGLPMTSLVSSLVPNQNVVCPSAQNMHVKVKQEHPEVTRKPDQTLNSRQASTTPSAPSVQLSQQMVAPVASEKLKELALQMQPSDFSGRNPINITQPHGQPLVQPNVQQNPFVKNGMLPKELMMVNQKGLGLNQQQTDRQHLKYQMRVAQQTNITKVHNGHPGVRNAQPGVTVGLRSTLRMHEQEALSEHIEIESQPMAIPQQLITATTMGSAGEVDWREEMFQKIKPLKDAYLSELMELDKAIVVPKLSQKQLDSLPNERAQQYRYRLHLKQKTKLMVKFLLLQKSSIPDNLRGQLSKFLKSIQDLLGFYRRSKHLTMDARNRCQISQGQPKIINLIGDQAPSSGGTCHQNQQEQPVNSQLMKDTITTTPAAQEINSNSLLGVESSCFPEKTRGSLQSLPIDKLQECCTQTLSFAIKAGPVKVSSPYASLVSTSPSHISTPRDAKPTTSSSVSVKSTLPSPVAKPGLVKVSCASVNSMLPSSFTESTSIQAVSPCASAKSSLPSSTFAKPSVIETTSSVTNSGCDPVALSCPSVHPTPSDNFESFSALLLQDISATTSAQTVVGRTATTAENCIKQVTTIKPIMQASSLLAETVDDQAKDNEHPGNEIPVAKKSIDRLLDAVRTSSPAMLCSAANSLRSVLNMNNWVQQSEMDTSEDWSFFSEQCGSSTANKRKRGLESTSLYSESAPQGIMGAICLTFDCTASEAEYSAERGARRQKTQNAKDTLLDEINSANSMLLDTFISIADDYGTDAISSSSGGTLIKLFYTATSLAPDLASLFATPGGMCIVMPVKLLVPADYPRSSPRFVCDQGDEQMRKRFNDISGTLDIAFRQALYGLPDPMSVLDIAKAWDASVRRAVVEFAKMHGGGTFSSSYEKKIQDIANSNSNSRNPNHIGTQADQSSSPMKRTGITHPVLETVEAESQSGTMGQ, from the exons ATGGGAAGCCATATGCGTCCAGTTAATGCAGTTGTTCATGCAATCAATGGAGGTAATTCATCAATTACTGCACAAGTGCCATCGATTTCTACTCAAGGAAGTCAACCTTCTCAGCTGCAAGGCCTTCCTATGACATCTTTAGTTTcgagcctagtgccaaaccagAACGTGGTTTGTCCTTCAGCGCAAAACATGCACGTCAAGGTTAAGCAAGAACATCCAGAGGTTACAAGAAAGCCAGATCAGACTCTTAACTCGCGACAAGCATCAACAACTCCATCAGCACCAAGTGTCCAACTCAGTCAGCAGATGGTAGCACCAGTTGCATCTGAAAAGTTGAAGGAACTAGCCTTGCAAATGCAGCCCTCAGACTTTTCAGGACGTAACCCAATAAACATTACACAGCCACATGGACAGCCACTTGTTCAACCAAATGTTCAGCAGAATCCCTTCGTGAAAAATGGTATGCTGCCGAAGGAACTCATGATGGTGAATCAAAAAGGTTTGGGGTTAAACCAACAACAGACGGATAGGCAACATTTAAAGTACCAAATGCGGGTGGCACAACAAACCAACATCACTAAGGTGCACAATGGTCATCCTGGAGTACGGAATGCTCAACCTGGGGTAACAGTTGGATTACGGTCAACGTTGAGAATGCATGAACAAGAGGCACTCAGTGAACATATCGAAATAGAATCTCAGCCTATGGCCATACCTCAGCAGCTGATCACTGCCA CAACTATGGGAAGTGCTGGAGAAGTTGATTGGAGGGAGGAAATGTTTCAGAAG ATCAAGCCACTAAAGGATGCTTACCTTTCAGAGCTCATGGAACTGGATAAAGCCATTGTTGTTCCAAAACTTTCACAG AAGCAGCTTGATTCATTACCCAATGAAAGAGCTCAACAATACAGATATAGATTACACTTGAAGCAGAAAACAAAACTGATGGTGAAATTCTTACTGCTACAAAAAAGCAGCATCCCTGACAACCTCAGGGGGCAGCTCTCCAAGTTTTTGAAGTCCATACAAGATTTACTAGGTTTCTACAGGAGAAGTAAACATCTAACGATGGATGCAAGAAATAGGTGCCAGATTTCTCAAGGGCAGCCTAAAATAATCAATCTTATTGGTGATCAGGCTCCTTCCAGTGGTGGTACATG CCATCAAAATCAGCAAGAACAACCTGTAAATTCCCAGTTGATGAAGGATACTATCACTACGACACCAGCAGCTCAAGAAATCAATAGCAACAGCTTGTTAGGAGTAGAAAGCTCTTGTTTCCCTGAAAAGACACGAGGATCGTTGCAGTCTTTGCCAATCGATAAGCTTCAGGAGTGTTGCACACAGACACTTTCATTTGCTATCAAGGCAGGCCCTGTAAAAGTCTCTTCACCTTATGCTTCTCTGGTGTCCACATCCCCATCACACATTTCTACGCCTAGGGATGCAAAACCTACAACCTCATCCTCAGTTTCTGTGAAGTCCACTTTGCCATCACCAGTTGCCAAGCCAGGTCTTGTAAAAGTGTCATGTGCTTCAGTAAACTCTATGTTGCCATCATCATTTACCGAATCTACTTCTATACAAGCTGTGTCACCATGTGCTTCAGCAAAATCATCATTGCCATCATCAACCTTTGCCAAGCCTAGTGTTATAGAAACCACTTCATCCGTTACCAATTCAGGTTGTGATCCAGTTGCTTTGTCCTGTCCTTCAGTGCACCCTACACCATCTGACAACTTCGAGAGTTTTTCTGCCTTACTACTACAAGACATCTCAGCCACTACCAGTGCACAGACAGTGGTAGGAAGAACAGCAACAACTGCAGAAAATTGTATTAAACAGGTCACTACCATTAAACCAATCATGCAAGCCTCATCACTTCTGGCAGAAACTGTAGATGATCAAGCAAAGGATAACGAGCACCCTGGAAATGAAATACCGGTGGCTAAGAAATCCATTGATCGCCTACTTGATGCG GTGCGAACTTCATCGCCAGCAATGCTTTGCAGCGCAGCTAATTCCCTCCGCTCAGTCCTCAACATGAACAATTGGGTACAACAGAGTGAAATGGATACATCTGAGGATTGGTCATTCTTCTCAGAGCAGTGTGGATCTAGCACTGCGAACAAAAGGAAGCGTGGTTTGGAAAGTACATCATTGTATTCTGAATCAGCACCACAGGGCATCATGGGTGCAATTTGCTTGACATTTGATTGCACTGCCTCTGAGGCTGAATATAGTGCAGAACGCGGTGCTAGGAGGCAAAAAACACAG AATGCTAAGGATACTCTGTTAGATGAAATAAACTCTGCAAACAGCATGCTGTTAGATACCTTTATCAGCATCGCCGATGACTATGGAACAGATGCGATTTCCTCTAGCAGTGGTGGGACACTGATCAAGCTCTTCTACACTGCCACATCACTCGCACCAGACCTTGCATCGCTCTTTGCAACACCTGGTGGAATG TGTATCGTCATGCCCGTGAAGCTCTTGGTCCCCGCAGATTATCCAAGAAGCTCTCCTAGGTTTGTCTGTGACCAGGGTGATGAGCAAATGAG GAAGAGGTTCAATGACATTTCTGGCACGCTGGACATAGCCTTCCGGCAGGCCCTCTATGGACTCCCAGATCCCATGTCTGTCCTGGACATCGCAAAGGCTTGGGATGCCTCCGTACGGAGGGCCGTCGTGGAGTTCGCAAAGATGCACGGCGGGGGAACGTTCAGCTCCAGTTACG AAAAAAAGATCCAGGACATTGCCAACTCCAACTCCAACTCTAGAAACCCCAATCATATTGGGACACAAGCAGATCAGTCCTCATCGCCGATGAAGAGGACGGGGATCACGCACCCTGTCCTGGAGACCGTCGAGGCCGAGTCCCAGAGTGGCACAATGGGGCAGTGA